A section of the Armatimonadota bacterium genome encodes:
- a CDS encoding tyrosine-type recombinase/integrase: MQTALRSLNSGSTIGINDLRRFAKGWILDGEYRQLSPNTLSLRRHFLDKLAWWLETEGLQSCGTFEIRAFLGYVANGHKDEEGRWGNSSLKAPVNARTVKDVYGILRTFFRFLVAEGYISESPMQNLKPPVHRADQIQPFSAEQVQKLLKVSKQTQHPRRDEALVLFMLDTGVRVSELCELDYSDIDIVNRKAIVRGKGNKHRAIYFSRETGRVLWRYLRERELEQASPLFESKRGERFTRYGVRQILERLGESAKIEAVRCSPHTLRHTFAVMFLRAGGSVFTLKEMLGHTDLAMTNRYVSLAQADIQNQHRQFSPVQALKR, translated from the coding sequence GGTTCCACAATTGGAATCAATGATCTTCGCCGATTCGCTAAAGGATGGATACTTGACGGGGAATACCGTCAGCTCAGTCCAAACACACTTTCGCTCCGTCGTCACTTCTTAGATAAGTTAGCTTGGTGGCTCGAAACCGAAGGTTTACAGTCATGCGGAACGTTCGAAATTCGGGCCTTTCTTGGCTACGTTGCGAACGGACACAAGGATGAAGAGGGCCGCTGGGGAAATTCGAGTTTGAAAGCTCCGGTGAATGCTCGAACGGTTAAAGACGTGTATGGCATTCTTCGAACCTTCTTTCGATTCCTGGTAGCTGAAGGATACATTTCAGAGTCACCGATGCAGAATTTGAAGCCTCCAGTTCATCGGGCTGACCAGATTCAACCATTCTCGGCTGAACAGGTTCAAAAGTTGTTGAAGGTTTCGAAGCAAACTCAGCATCCTAGGAGAGATGAAGCCCTTGTTCTTTTCATGCTCGATACTGGAGTTCGAGTCAGTGAGCTTTGCGAACTGGATTATTCAGATATTGACATCGTGAATAGAAAGGCCATTGTTCGAGGGAAGGGAAACAAACATCGGGCGATCTATTTCAGCCGGGAAACTGGAAGAGTCCTATGGCGATACTTGCGAGAAAGAGAACTTGAACAGGCATCACCTCTTTTCGAATCGAAACGTGGGGAAAGATTTACTCGCTATGGAGTTCGTCAAATCTTGGAAAGACTCGGAGAATCGGCTAAGATCGAGGCCGTTCGTTGTTCCCCTCATACTCTGAGGCATACGTTCGCCGTGATGTTTCTTCGAGCCGGGGGGAGCGTTTTCACCCTGAAGGAAATGTTGGGTCATACCGATCTAGCCATGACTAACAGGTACGTTAGCCTTGCCCAAGCCGACATTCAGAACCAGCACCGTCAATTCAGCCCTGTTCAAGCCTTGAAACGATAG